In Streptomyces sp. NBC_00704, a genomic segment contains:
- a CDS encoding septum formation initiator family protein codes for MSGRPELRGRAARFARLFPAGPRQAARTPFVLLVVLLLGGGLIGLLVLNSALSEGSFKMDDLRKDTKSLTDEEQALQRDIDSYSAPDALQRRARELGMVPGGDPAFLNPDGTVKGVPSPAARQSAQEAPAVRPPEALLSSQTIGSPPSPAPSGAPLAAPARGAAPEPTATTPETPGR; via the coding sequence GTGAGCGGGAGACCCGAACTGAGGGGGAGGGCCGCCCGGTTCGCCCGGCTCTTCCCGGCAGGTCCGCGCCAGGCGGCCCGCACCCCGTTCGTCCTCCTCGTCGTCCTTCTCCTCGGCGGCGGCCTCATCGGACTGCTCGTGCTGAACTCCGCGCTCAGCGAGGGCTCGTTCAAGATGGACGACCTGCGCAAGGACACCAAGAGCCTCACCGACGAGGAGCAGGCGCTCCAGCGCGACATCGACTCCTACTCCGCCCCGGACGCCCTCCAGCGCCGGGCACGCGAACTGGGCATGGTCCCCGGCGGCGACCCGGCCTTCCTCAACCCCGACGGCACCGTGAAGGGCGTCCCCTCGCCCGCGGCCCGGCAGTCCGCGCAGGAGGCCCCCGCCGTCCGGCCCCCCGAGGCCCTGCTGTCGTCCCAGACGATCGGGTCGCCGCCCTCGCCGGCCCCGAGCGGCGCCCCGCTCGCCGCCCCGGCGCGCGGCGCGGCCCCCGAGCCGACCGCAACCACCCCCGAGACCCCCGGCAGGTGA
- the rsmH gene encoding 16S rRNA (cytosine(1402)-N(4))-methyltransferase RsmH, with protein sequence MSHSRHVPVMLQRCLDLLAPALGEPGAVVVDCTLGLGGHSEALLTRFPEARLVALDRDKEALRLSGERLAPFGDRATLVHAVYDELPEVLDRLGHTRVQGVLFDLGVSSMQLDEADRGFAYAQDAPLDMRMDQTTGVSAAEVLNTYPPGELVRILRAYGEEKQAKRIVSAVVRERDKEPFTNSARLVELIRNALPQAAKRTGGNPAKRTFQALRIEVNGELSVLERAIPAAVETLAVGGRIAVLSYHSLEDRLVKQVFAAGAANTAPPGLPVVPERYQPRLKLLTRGAELPTEEEIAENRRAAPARLRGAERIRESIE encoded by the coding sequence TTGAGCCACAGTCGACATGTCCCGGTGATGCTCCAGCGGTGCCTGGACCTGTTGGCCCCCGCCCTGGGGGAACCCGGAGCGGTGGTCGTCGACTGCACGCTCGGCCTCGGCGGCCACAGCGAGGCCCTGCTGACGCGCTTCCCCGAGGCCCGGCTCGTCGCCCTCGACCGCGACAAGGAGGCGCTGCGCCTGTCCGGCGAACGCCTCGCCCCCTTCGGCGACCGCGCCACCCTCGTGCACGCCGTCTACGACGAACTCCCCGAGGTGCTGGACCGGCTCGGGCACACGCGCGTGCAGGGCGTCCTGTTCGACCTCGGCGTCTCCTCCATGCAACTCGACGAGGCCGACCGCGGCTTCGCCTACGCCCAGGACGCCCCGCTCGACATGCGCATGGACCAGACGACCGGCGTCAGCGCCGCCGAGGTCCTCAACACCTACCCGCCCGGCGAACTCGTGCGGATCCTGCGGGCCTACGGCGAGGAGAAGCAGGCCAAGCGGATCGTCTCCGCCGTCGTGCGCGAGCGCGACAAGGAGCCGTTCACCAACAGCGCGCGGCTCGTCGAGCTGATCCGCAACGCCCTTCCGCAGGCCGCCAAGCGAACCGGCGGCAACCCCGCCAAGCGCACCTTCCAGGCGCTGCGCATCGAGGTCAACGGCGAACTCTCCGTCCTGGAACGCGCGATCCCGGCCGCCGTCGAGACGCTCGCCGTGGGCGGAAGGATCGCCGTCCTGTCGTACCACTCCCTCGAAGACCGGCTGGTCAAGCAGGTGTTCGCGGCCGGAGCCGCCAACACCGCCCCGCCCGGACTGCCCGTCGTGCCCGAGCGCTACCAGCCGAGGCTCAAGCTGCTCACCCGTGGTGCCGAACTTCCCACCGAGGAAGAGATCGCCGAGAACCGGCGCGCCGCGCCGGCGCGGCTGCGCGGGGCGGAGCGGATCAGGGAGTCCATCGAATGA
- a CDS encoding beta-class carbonic anhydrase yields the protein MTTSASVPVESDGAIHRGAVTDRLVAANERYAAAFADPGMDARPVLEVAVVACMDARLDLHAALGLELGDCHTIRNAGGVVTDDVIRSLTISQRKLGTRSIVLIHHTGCGLEAITEDFRTELEMEVGQRPAWAVEAFRDVDQDVRQSMQRVRTSPFLLHTDDVRGFVFDVRTGSLREIAPA from the coding sequence ATGACGACTTCCGCATCCGTACCCGTCGAATCCGATGGCGCCATACACCGCGGCGCCGTGACCGACCGCCTCGTGGCGGCGAACGAGCGGTACGCCGCGGCCTTCGCCGACCCCGGCATGGACGCCCGCCCCGTTCTGGAGGTCGCGGTCGTGGCCTGCATGGACGCCCGCCTCGACCTGCACGCGGCGCTCGGCCTGGAACTCGGCGACTGCCACACGATCCGCAACGCGGGCGGCGTGGTCACGGATGACGTGATCCGCTCGCTCACCATCAGCCAGCGCAAGCTGGGCACGCGCAGCATCGTCCTGATCCACCACACGGGCTGCGGCCTGGAGGCGATCACCGAGGACTTCCGCACCGAGCTGGAGATGGAGGTCGGACAGCGTCCGGCCTGGGCGGTGGAGGCCTTCCGCGACGTCGACCAGGACGTCCGCCAGTCGATGCAGCGGGTGCGCACCTCGCCGTTCCTGCTGCACACCGACGACGTGCGCGGCTTCGTGTTCGACGTGCGGACGGGCTCGCTGCGCGAGATCGCCCCCGCGTGA
- a CDS encoding AAA family ATPase: protein MTTYDERASLTDLTATVERVRSSVEGVIEGKPEVVRLSLTVLLAEGHLLIEDVPGVGKTMLAKALAKSIDCSVRRIQFTPDLLPSDITGVSIWDQQRREFEFKPGAIFSQIVIGDEINRASPKTQSALLESLEERQVTIDGQTYELPSPFMVVATQNPVEMEGTYPLPEAQRDRFMARVSIGYPSPEAELQMLDVHGGVNPLDDLQPVAHAHEIVKLIDAVRGVHVADAVRRYAVDLVTATRSHPDLRLGASPRATLHLVRAARATAALSGRDYALPDDVQSLAVAVLAHRLLPTAQAQLNRRTAEQVVEEIIQRTPVPATPQQHGYGLGRDPQAYGQQSRRL from the coding sequence GTGACGACCTATGACGAGCGAGCGAGCCTCACAGATCTGACCGCCACTGTGGAGCGTGTCCGCAGTTCGGTGGAGGGAGTGATCGAGGGCAAGCCCGAGGTCGTACGGCTTTCGCTGACCGTGCTCCTCGCCGAGGGGCATCTGCTGATCGAGGACGTACCGGGCGTCGGCAAGACGATGCTGGCGAAGGCGCTGGCCAAGTCCATCGACTGCTCGGTGCGCCGGATCCAGTTCACCCCCGACCTGCTGCCCTCGGACATCACGGGCGTGTCCATCTGGGACCAGCAGCGCCGCGAATTCGAGTTCAAGCCGGGCGCGATCTTCTCGCAGATCGTGATCGGCGACGAGATCAACCGTGCCTCGCCGAAGACGCAGTCGGCGCTGCTGGAGTCGCTGGAGGAACGCCAGGTCACCATCGACGGGCAGACCTACGAGCTGCCCAGTCCCTTCATGGTGGTCGCCACGCAGAACCCGGTCGAGATGGAGGGCACCTACCCGCTGCCCGAGGCCCAGCGCGACCGCTTCATGGCCCGCGTCTCGATCGGTTACCCGAGCCCCGAGGCCGAGCTGCAGATGCTCGACGTGCACGGCGGCGTCAACCCGCTGGACGACCTCCAGCCGGTCGCCCACGCCCACGAGATCGTGAAGCTCATCGACGCCGTACGCGGTGTCCACGTCGCCGACGCGGTGCGGCGCTACGCGGTCGACCTGGTCACCGCCACGCGCAGCCACCCGGACCTCAGACTCGGCGCGTCCCCGCGCGCGACGCTGCACCTGGTGCGCGCGGCCAGGGCGACCGCGGCCCTCAGCGGCCGGGACTACGCCCTGCCGGACGACGTGCAGAGCCTCGCCGTGGCCGTGCTGGCCCACCGCCTGCTGCCCACCGCGCAGGCCCAGCTCAACCGCCGCACGGCGGAGCAGGTCGTCGAGGAGATCATCCAGCGCACCCCCGTGCCCGCCACCCCGCAGCAGCACGGATACGGGCTCGGGCGGGACCCGCAGGCGTACGGCCAGCAGTCGCGGAGGCTGTGA
- a CDS encoding DUF58 domain-containing protein, which produces MAAGGSGQPPTGRGAKGDKGGVRTALAGLTTRGRSFLAAGIAAAVCAYVLGQPDLLRVGLLLAALPLICAAVVHRTRYRVAGSRRLSPARVPAGSEARVHLRMDNVSRLPTGLLMLQDRVPYVLGPRPRFVLDRVEAGGRREVSYRVRSDLRGRYPLGPLQLRLNDPFGMCELTRSFSAHDTLTVIPRVEPLSPVRLSGEAKGYGEGRQRSLALAGEDDVIPRAYRYGDDLRRVHWRLTARYGELMVRREEQPQRSRCTVLLDTRGEAYQGAGPDSAFEWAVSGAASVLVHMLERGFSVRLLTDTGNSVPGEGADGFAGANQESADAAGLMMDTLAVVDHSDGTGLSRAYDVLRGGNEGLLVAFFGDLDDEGAAVAAKMRQRSGGAVAFLLDGDHRAREPNGVPDPMNRQEERLRMLREAGWTALSVPRGASLNELWRQADRDRAGVTTAGAANGGEGWS; this is translated from the coding sequence ATGGCCGCCGGGGGCTCCGGACAGCCGCCGACCGGCCGGGGAGCGAAGGGCGACAAGGGCGGCGTGCGCACGGCGCTGGCCGGGCTGACCACCCGGGGCCGGTCCTTCCTGGCCGCCGGCATCGCGGCCGCCGTGTGCGCCTACGTGCTGGGCCAGCCCGATCTGCTGCGCGTCGGGCTGCTGCTCGCCGCGCTCCCGCTGATCTGCGCGGCCGTCGTCCACCGCACCCGCTACCGGGTGGCCGGCAGCCGCAGGCTCTCCCCCGCGCGCGTCCCGGCCGGCAGCGAGGCCCGCGTCCACCTGCGGATGGACAACGTGTCACGGCTGCCCACCGGCCTGCTCATGCTCCAGGACCGGGTGCCGTACGTGCTCGGCCCGCGCCCCCGCTTCGTCCTGGACCGCGTCGAGGCGGGCGGCCGCCGCGAGGTGTCCTACCGGGTCCGCTCCGACCTGCGCGGCCGCTACCCGCTCGGTCCGCTCCAGCTACGGCTCAACGACCCGTTCGGGATGTGCGAGCTCACCCGCTCCTTCTCCGCCCACGACACGCTGACGGTCATACCGCGCGTCGAGCCGCTGTCCCCGGTCCGCCTCAGCGGCGAGGCCAAGGGGTACGGCGAGGGACGCCAGCGCTCCCTGGCGCTGGCCGGCGAGGACGACGTGATCCCGCGCGCCTACCGCTACGGCGACGACCTGCGCCGCGTGCACTGGCGCCTCACCGCCCGCTACGGCGAGCTGATGGTGCGCCGCGAGGAGCAGCCCCAGCGCTCGCGCTGCACGGTGCTGCTCGACACGCGGGGTGAGGCCTACCAGGGCGCGGGCCCCGACTCGGCCTTCGAATGGGCGGTCTCCGGCGCCGCGTCCGTGCTGGTGCACATGCTGGAGCGGGGCTTCTCCGTGCGGCTGCTGACCGACACCGGGAACTCGGTGCCCGGCGAGGGGGCCGACGGGTTCGCCGGGGCCAACCAGGAGTCGGCCGACGCGGCCGGACTGATGATGGACACCCTCGCCGTGGTGGACCACTCCGACGGCACGGGCCTGTCCCGTGCGTACGACGTGCTGCGCGGCGGCAACGAGGGCCTGCTGGTGGCGTTCTTCGGCGATCTCGACGACGAAGGGGCGGCGGTGGCCGCGAAGATGCGCCAGCGCAGCGGGGGCGCGGTCGCCTTCCTGCTGGACGGCGACCACCGGGCGCGTGAACCGAACGGCGTCCCCGATCCGATGAACAGGCAGGAGGAGCGGCTGCGGATGCTGCGCGAGGCGGGCTGGACGGCCCTGAGCGTGCCGCGGGGCGCTTCACTGAACGAGCTGTGGCGCCAGGCGGACCGCGACCGGGCGGGCGTGACGACGGCGGGCGCGGCGAACGGCGGGGAGGGATGGTCATGA
- a CDS encoding transglutaminase TgpA family protein, which yields MSGRARLTLCSAAATLMASCALLPLLDPATWLVQAAFMLAVQSAAGAAARRVPLARPLTVAAQALVTLVMLTLVFAREQALAGLIPGPEAFRHFGDLLRSGADDVGRYAIPAPLSDGIRLMVIGAVLVIGLVVDTLAVTFRNAAPAGLPLLALYSVAAGLSDGAADWLWFLVAAAGYLLLLLAEGRERLSQWGRVFGGSGRGPGGQPGPVAPVRTGRRIGMAALGVALVVPLLPLPAIQGGLLGATGAGVGAGNGGGGTISAVNPLVSLRDSLNVDDDRTVLTLRTNTSDLSGMYLRIVSLDEFDGTTWRPAKRHIVAVPDDFPAPTGLGPDVKRTEITTRIAAVDDYAQDWLPMPYPPSGVQIKGNWRYEPVGMTLVGDHGQNTSGKSYQVKSLDVQPTAQQLAAAPQAPDSVRRDYTKVPDSLPPVVAKQARQITRGADNDYERAVALQDYFAVTGGFEYDTQVEVGNGPNAIARFLRDKQGFCVHFSFAMASMARTLGIPARVAVGFAPGSPQADGSVAVGLRDAHAWPELYFEGVGWTRFEPTPTRGTTPTYTVPDSPGAALPEPPQASRSADAAPSTAPSARSGCSAQEKKLEDCANALPVDQPGQGGGGTPWYRIATWTLLGGAALVLPLLPMLWRLRRRSARLASAQHSAAASGAPPGRRDRAGAGGEAVNGSGPAVLLDEPGDEAAAAAVGHVLAVWRELTDTAWDFGIEPDDALTPRRAAARIVRTGGLDETAGRSVHRVAGAVEQVLYAPEPRAEAGLADEVRTVRAALQEKADWTTRVRAVVAPRSAVRALWDVADRWTALRSSWTARLTALVHRPSGQQSG from the coding sequence ATGAGCGGACGTGCCCGGCTGACGCTGTGCTCGGCGGCGGCCACCCTGATGGCGTCGTGCGCCCTGCTGCCGCTGCTGGACCCGGCGACCTGGCTGGTGCAGGCGGCGTTCATGCTGGCGGTCCAGTCGGCAGCGGGCGCCGCGGCCCGCCGCGTCCCGCTGGCCCGGCCGCTGACCGTGGCGGCGCAGGCACTGGTCACGCTCGTGATGCTGACCCTGGTCTTCGCCCGCGAGCAGGCGCTCGCCGGTCTGATCCCCGGCCCCGAGGCGTTCCGCCACTTCGGCGACCTGCTCCGGTCGGGCGCCGACGACGTGGGGCGGTACGCGATCCCGGCCCCGCTGTCCGACGGCATCCGGCTGATGGTGATCGGCGCGGTGCTGGTGATCGGCCTGGTGGTGGACACCCTCGCGGTCACCTTCCGCAACGCGGCTCCGGCCGGTCTGCCGCTGCTGGCGCTGTACTCGGTCGCCGCGGGCCTGTCCGACGGGGCGGCCGACTGGCTGTGGTTCCTGGTGGCCGCCGCCGGCTATCTGCTCCTGCTGCTCGCCGAGGGCCGCGAGCGGCTCTCGCAGTGGGGGCGGGTCTTCGGCGGGTCCGGGCGCGGGCCGGGCGGGCAGCCCGGTCCGGTCGCCCCGGTGCGCACCGGCCGGCGCATCGGGATGGCCGCGCTGGGCGTCGCCCTCGTGGTGCCGCTGCTGCCGCTGCCGGCGATACAGGGCGGTCTGCTCGGCGCGACGGGCGCCGGCGTGGGCGCGGGCAACGGAGGCGGGGGCACGATCTCCGCGGTGAACCCGCTGGTGTCGCTGCGCGACAGCCTGAACGTGGATGACGACCGTACGGTCCTGACGCTGCGCACCAACACCAGCGACCTCTCCGGCATGTATCTGCGGATCGTGTCGCTGGACGAATTCGACGGCACGACGTGGCGGCCCGCCAAGCGCCACATCGTCGCCGTGCCCGACGACTTCCCCGCCCCCACCGGGCTGGGCCCCGACGTCAAGCGCACGGAGATCACCACCCGGATCGCGGCCGTCGACGACTACGCCCAGGACTGGCTGCCGATGCCGTACCCGCCGAGCGGTGTGCAGATCAAGGGCAACTGGCGCTACGAGCCGGTCGGCATGACGCTCGTCGGCGACCACGGCCAGAACACCAGCGGCAAGTCCTACCAGGTCAAGAGCCTGGACGTGCAGCCGACGGCGCAGCAGCTGGCCGCGGCGCCGCAGGCGCCCGACTCCGTCCGGCGCGACTACACCAAGGTGCCGGACTCCCTGCCGCCGGTGGTGGCGAAGCAGGCCCGCCAAATCACCAGGGGCGCCGACAACGACTACGAGAGGGCGGTCGCGCTCCAGGACTACTTCGCGGTGACGGGCGGCTTCGAGTACGACACCCAGGTCGAGGTCGGCAACGGCCCGAACGCGATCGCCCGCTTCCTGCGGGACAAGCAGGGCTTCTGCGTGCACTTCTCGTTCGCGATGGCGTCGATGGCCCGCACCCTGGGCATACCGGCGCGGGTCGCGGTGGGCTTCGCGCCGGGCTCCCCGCAGGCGGACGGTTCGGTGGCGGTGGGCCTGAGGGACGCGCACGCCTGGCCGGAGCTGTACTTCGAGGGCGTGGGCTGGACCCGCTTCGAGCCGACCCCGACCCGCGGCACCACGCCCACCTACACCGTGCCCGACTCGCCGGGCGCGGCACTCCCCGAGCCGCCGCAGGCCTCGCGCTCGGCGGACGCCGCGCCGTCGACCGCGCCCTCGGCCCGTTCCGGCTGCTCGGCCCAGGAGAAGAAGCTGGAGGACTGCGCCAACGCGCTGCCGGTGGACCAGCCGGGGCAGGGCGGCGGCGGCACCCCCTGGTACCGGATCGCCACCTGGACGCTGCTGGGGGGCGCGGCGCTCGTGCTGCCGCTGCTGCCGATGCTGTGGCGGCTGAGAAGACGTTCGGCGCGGCTGGCGTCCGCCCAGCACTCCGCGGCGGCCTCCGGGGCTCCCCCGGGCCGGCGGGACAGGGCGGGCGCGGGCGGCGAGGCCGTGAACGGCTCCGGGCCGGCGGTCCTGCTGGACGAGCCCGGGGACGAGGCCGCGGCCGCCGCCGTCGGCCATGTCCTGGCGGTGTGGCGCGAGCTCACCGACACGGCGTGGGACTTCGGCATCGAACCGGACGACGCGCTGACCCCCCGCCGGGCGGCGGCGCGGATCGTGCGGACCGGAGGGCTGGACGAGACGGCCGGCCGCTCGGTGCACCGGGTCGCGGGGGCGGTGGAGCAGGTGCTGTACGCCCCGGAGCCGAGGGCCGAGGCGGGACTCGCCGACGAGGTCCGCACGGTGCGGGCGGCACTGCAGGAGAAGGCCGACTGGACGACGCGGGTGCGGGCGGTCGTGGCGCCGCGTTCGGCCGTGCGCGCGCTCTGGGACGTGGCGGACCGCTGGACGGCCCTCAGGTCGTCCTGGACGGCCCGGCTGACGGCCCTGGTGCACCGGCCGTCCGGCCAGCAAAGCGGCTGA
- a CDS encoding DUF3040 domain-containing protein, with protein sequence MPLSEHEQRMLEQMERALYAEDPKFASALEGSGLRTYTRRRVYQAVAGFLVGIALLMAGMVAKQVWLSVVGFLVMLGCAVLAVTGWRKAPKPGEQPAAGAAGAPPARGQVRQKRSMMDRIEQRWQRRRDEQGGH encoded by the coding sequence GTGCCGCTCTCGGAGCACGAGCAGCGCATGCTCGAGCAGATGGAGCGAGCGCTGTACGCCGAAGATCCCAAGTTCGCGTCAGCGCTCGAGGGAAGCGGGCTGCGTACGTACACCCGGCGGCGGGTCTACCAGGCGGTCGCTGGCTTCCTCGTGGGAATCGCGCTCCTCATGGCAGGTATGGTCGCCAAGCAGGTGTGGCTGAGTGTGGTCGGCTTCCTCGTGATGCTCGGCTGCGCGGTGCTCGCCGTCACCGGCTGGCGCAAGGCCCCCAAGCCGGGTGAACAGCCCGCGGCGGGAGCCGCAGGCGCCCCGCCCGCCCGCGGTCAGGTCAGGCAGAAGCGCTCGATGATGGACCGGATCGAGCAGCGCTGGCAGCGCCGCCGTGACGAGCAGGGCGGTCACTGA
- a CDS encoding methyltransferase, protein MSDPMRPPVSHPGPQPTPARSGPARSRASLRTAVVWEVLRDALEDRVKATGRESLDVLDTGGGSGNFAVPVALLGHRVTVVDPSPNALFALERRTAEAGVADRVQGVQGDVHGLFDVVGRDGYDAVLCHGVLEYVDDPAEGVRNAVAALRAEGFLSLLAAGLGGAVLARALAGHFKEARQALTAPDGRWGEGDPVPRRFTAEQLTGLVEDAGLTVGAVHGVRVFADLVPGVLVDTEPGALEALLKLEEAAAELPAFHSVATQLHVLGEARSADGS, encoded by the coding sequence GTGTCGGACCCGATGCGCCCGCCCGTCTCCCACCCCGGTCCCCAGCCGACGCCGGCACGTTCCGGCCCCGCCCGGTCCCGTGCCTCGCTGCGCACCGCCGTGGTCTGGGAGGTCCTGCGCGACGCCCTCGAGGACCGGGTCAAGGCGACCGGCCGCGAGTCGCTGGACGTCCTCGACACCGGGGGCGGCAGCGGCAACTTCGCGGTGCCCGTGGCTCTCCTCGGGCACCGGGTCACCGTCGTCGACCCCAGCCCCAACGCCCTGTTCGCCCTGGAGCGGCGCACCGCCGAGGCCGGCGTGGCCGACCGCGTGCAGGGCGTCCAGGGCGACGTCCACGGGCTGTTCGACGTGGTCGGGCGCGACGGCTACGACGCCGTCCTGTGCCACGGAGTCCTGGAGTACGTCGACGACCCGGCCGAGGGCGTCCGCAACGCGGTCGCCGCGCTGCGCGCCGAGGGCTTCCTCAGCCTCCTCGCCGCAGGCCTCGGCGGGGCCGTCCTGGCGCGCGCCCTCGCGGGCCACTTCAAGGAGGCCCGGCAGGCGCTCACCGCGCCCGACGGCCGCTGGGGCGAGGGCGACCCCGTGCCGCGCCGCTTCACCGCCGAGCAGCTCACCGGACTCGTCGAGGACGCGGGCCTGACGGTGGGAGCCGTGCACGGGGTGCGGGTCTTCGCCGACCTGGTGCCCGGCGTCCTCGTGGACACCGAGCCCGGAGCGCTGGAGGCCCTGCTGAAGCTGGAGGAGGCGGCGGCCGAACTCCCCGCCTTCCACTCCGTCGCCACCCAGTTGCACGTGCTGGGTGAGGCGCGGTCGGCCGACGGGAGCTGA
- a CDS encoding SAV_6107 family HEPN domain-containing protein has product MATYHAAAAQRRRATGPAPSLTGPASDVHPVLRRTTAPPAALDLLAQARAGLDEAAVLETPNERYATAHLAALRTAAAVLAARGRPEPSPRRRARIRSAWEVLPEIAPELAEWSALFASGAGRRARAEAGIQGAATRRDADDLIRDVAMFLRLVERMLVLQPVLPQPRQEEDPDGPATDHGLPDAG; this is encoded by the coding sequence ATGGCCACCTACCACGCAGCCGCCGCACAGCGGCGCCGCGCCACCGGCCCTGCACCCTCACTGACCGGTCCCGCGAGCGACGTTCACCCCGTGCTGCGCCGCACCACGGCCCCGCCCGCCGCCCTCGACCTGCTCGCCCAGGCCCGCGCCGGGCTGGACGAGGCGGCCGTCCTCGAAACCCCCAACGAGCGTTACGCCACGGCCCATCTGGCGGCCCTGCGCACCGCGGCCGCCGTGCTCGCCGCCCGGGGCCGCCCGGAGCCCTCGCCCCGCCGCCGGGCCCGCATCCGCAGCGCCTGGGAAGTGCTCCCCGAGATAGCGCCCGAACTCGCCGAGTGGAGCGCGCTGTTCGCCTCCGGGGCCGGGCGCCGCGCCCGGGCCGAGGCCGGCATCCAGGGCGCGGCCACCCGCCGGGACGCCGACGACCTGATACGCGACGTGGCGATGTTCCTCCGTCTCGTCGAGCGCATGCTGGTGCTCCAGCCGGTCCTGCCACAGCCACGCCAGGAGGAGGACCCCGACGGCCCGGCGACGGACCACGGCCTCCCGGACGCGGGCTGA
- a CDS encoding ABC transporter ATP-binding protein: MDGVAVTADGLGLRGPRGWAFRNVAVDAEPGSLIAIEGPSGSGRTSLLLALTGRMKATEGTATVGGARLPEQLAAVRRIAALAHVPGVTDLEPALTVGEHVRERALLQRRFGGSLRDLLRSRADRASEAELRIDAALDAAGLDRETLPKGSRTAVRDLERVEALRLSVALALVGRPRLLGVDDVDLKLSAAERAEVWALLRSLAEAGTTVLAVCAEAPEGAVVVRTGADAVPSGDRPDGPRGDARRESQDTRRPAPPEAGPPGPKDEPGTATPQDHPETTTPQDEPDTGPRGARGAGPQDDHRAEPEPEADAEPEADADAVTEAVAGPQAGLKEKDEEESDALAQTRRA; this comes from the coding sequence GTGGACGGAGTCGCCGTCACAGCCGACGGCCTCGGGCTCCGAGGCCCGCGCGGCTGGGCGTTCCGAAACGTCGCCGTCGACGCGGAGCCCGGCTCGCTGATCGCGATCGAAGGGCCCTCGGGCTCCGGCCGCACGAGCCTGCTGCTCGCCCTCACGGGGCGCATGAAGGCCACCGAGGGGACGGCGACCGTGGGCGGGGCGCGCCTGCCCGAGCAGTTGGCGGCCGTGCGTCGCATCGCCGCCCTCGCCCACGTACCCGGCGTGACGGATCTCGAACCGGCGCTGACCGTCGGCGAGCACGTGCGCGAACGGGCGCTGCTGCAAAGGCGGTTCGGCGGCTCCCTGCGCGACCTGCTGCGGTCGCGCGCGGACCGGGCGTCCGAGGCGGAGTTGCGGATCGACGCCGCGCTCGACGCCGCCGGACTCGACCGCGAGACCCTGCCCAAGGGCTCGCGGACCGCCGTGCGGGACCTGGAGCGCGTCGAGGCGCTGCGGCTGTCGGTGGCGCTGGCGCTCGTCGGCCGGCCCCGGCTGCTCGGCGTCGACGACGTCGACCTGAAGCTGTCGGCGGCCGAGCGGGCGGAGGTCTGGGCGCTGCTGCGGTCCCTCGCCGAGGCCGGGACGACCGTGCTGGCGGTGTGCGCCGAGGCGCCCGAGGGCGCGGTCGTGGTGCGCACCGGCGCGGACGCCGTCCCGTCCGGGGACCGTCCCGACGGCCCGCGAGGAGATGCGCGCCGGGAGTCGCAGGACACCCGTCGTCCCGCCCCGCCGGAAGCCGGTCCACCCGGACCGAAGGACGAACCGGGGACCGCGACACCGCAGGACCACCCGGAGACGACGACACCGCAGGACGAGCCGGACACCGGACCGCGGGGCGCACGGGGAGCCGGACCCCAGGACGATCACAGAGCCGAGCCGGAGCCGGAGGCGGACGCGGAGCCGGAGGCGGACGCGGACGCGGTCACGGAGGCGGTCGCCGGGCCGCAGGCCGGCCTGAAGGAAAAGGATGAGGAGGAGTCCGATGCGCTCGCCCAGACTCGCCGCGCTTGA